Proteins encoded by one window of Candidatus Odinarchaeum yellowstonii:
- a CDS encoding AIR synthase family protein gives MLKRPAGKISIEEFKKYVLPFSGCKDDTVLLGPGIGEDAAIVKVGGQLLVLKTDPISGAVNLVGWLAVHINANDVATRGGDPKWFLSTLILPTHSNIETVRDIMKQINEASIELGVSIVGGHTEFTNSVDHPIVVGTMIGSIKNKKYFSLGNVKERDLIVETKAAGIEATSIIATDFERDVEAAYGRNFVLKAKDYIKNISIVKEARVAANNPGVSAMHDCTEGGVITAVYEIGEASDKGLIIWEDKIPIWEETSKISELFNLNPLEIISSGSLLITVDEGSSNKLLQELQRNGVPATVIGKIMPKEFGRKIKYRNGVIKEIEIPISDALWKIADKTLKNKAGYL, from the coding sequence ATGCTGAAAAGACCTGCTGGAAAAATATCAATCGAGGAATTTAAAAAATATGTTTTGCCATTTTCAGGCTGTAAAGATGATACTGTGCTTTTAGGCCCAGGGATCGGAGAGGACGCGGCTATAGTTAAAGTAGGTGGACAACTACTCGTTTTAAAAACAGACCCTATTAGCGGCGCTGTGAACTTGGTAGGCTGGCTGGCGGTGCATATAAACGCTAATGACGTGGCTACAAGAGGTGGGGATCCTAAATGGTTTCTCTCAACTCTAATACTCCCAACCCATTCAAATATAGAAACAGTTAGGGATATAATGAAACAGATAAATGAAGCTTCAATAGAGCTAGGTGTGAGTATTGTAGGAGGACACACTGAATTCACAAACAGCGTCGACCACCCAATAGTGGTTGGAACAATGATCGGTAGCATAAAAAATAAAAAATATTTCTCACTCGGCAACGTGAAGGAGAGGGATTTAATAGTTGAAACTAAAGCCGCTGGTATAGAGGCTACTTCTATTATAGCCACAGATTTTGAAAGAGATGTGGAAGCGGCTTACGGACGGAATTTTGTGTTAAAAGCTAAAGACTATATTAAAAATATTAGCATCGTAAAAGAAGCCAGAGTAGCAGCTAATAACCCCGGGGTTAGCGCTATGCATGATTGCACTGAAGGAGGGGTTATAACAGCTGTTTATGAGATCGGGGAAGCTTCAGATAAGGGGCTAATTATATGGGAGGATAAAATACCCATATGGGAAGAGACTTCAAAAATTTCAGAGTTATTTAACCTCAACCCTCTTGAAATAATCTCCTCCGGTTCCCTTCTAATCACAGTAGATGAAGGATCTTCAAATAAGTTATTGCAAGAGTTACAGCGAAACGGTGTACCTGCAACAGTGATAGGGAAAATTATGCCAAAAGAGTTCGGTAGAAAAATAAAATATAGAAACGGTGTTATAAAAGAGATAGAGATTCCTATTTCAGACGCTCTTTGGAAGATTGCTGATAAAACTCTAAAAAATAAGGCTGGATATTTATGA
- a CDS encoding CTP-dependent riboflavin kinase, with protein MEAKLLLVLLSIAELGNGAFTSTTILSGRIGVSQQSASRYLKLLEKEGLISRKITRRGQVVTLTKAGLDELRGIYNRLKVIFGEVTPLYVIKGVVFTGFGEGSYYMSKKGYLEQFEKQLGFKPFPGTLNIKLIDENDIKAKRELQGMPGKLIKSFKEDDRIFGDVKCFPALINGKVEGAVILIKRTHYGDDVLEVISKFNLREKLSLKDGDIVKLTVNLSMNSAYTL; from the coding sequence TTGGAGGCTAAACTATTACTAGTTTTATTAAGTATCGCTGAACTAGGCAACGGCGCGTTCACATCTACAACAATTTTAAGCGGTAGGATAGGGGTCAGCCAGCAGAGCGCCTCCCGCTATCTTAAACTTCTTGAAAAAGAAGGGTTGATAAGTAGAAAGATTACTAGGCGAGGCCAGGTTGTTACTTTAACTAAAGCGGGTTTAGATGAGCTGCGAGGAATTTACAATAGGTTGAAGGTAATTTTCGGGGAAGTGACCCCCCTTTACGTGATTAAAGGTGTGGTGTTCACAGGGTTCGGTGAAGGCTCCTATTATATGTCTAAGAAAGGTTATTTAGAGCAGTTTGAAAAACAGTTAGGGTTTAAGCCGTTTCCGGGTACTTTAAACATTAAATTAATAGATGAAAATGATATTAAAGCTAAACGCGAATTGCAGGGTATGCCAGGTAAACTTATAAAATCTTTTAAAGAAGATGATCGTATCTTCGGAGATGTTAAATGCTTCCCCGCATTGATAAACGGTAAAGTAGAGGGCGCGGTGATCTTAATTAAAAGAACACACTACGGTGATGATGTTTTAGAGGTAATCTCTAAGTTTAATCTTAGAGAGAAGCTTTCTTTAAAAGATGGGGATATAGTTAAATTAACAGTGAATCTTAGCATGAATTCTGCTTATACTCTCTGA
- a CDS encoding serine protein kinase RIO, producing the protein MSGGTEKIIRLLDIKLDKLKVKKKSEEDLETQEGVLDKFTLETLYYLAKRNLLTEMHGVISAGKESNIYWAKNNDVDYAVKIYRTSTANFKAIQNYIKGDPRFKKIRKGIRPLIYAWALKEFKNLQRASAAGVRVPKPVAVKNNVLIMEFIGCEGKPAPLLKNVVLESPENIYKIICDYIIKLYKDAELVHADLSEFNIMYPGEPVIIDMSQSVLTSHPLALDYLKRDISVTFKFFRELGVDVMDENDFLNQVTGGV; encoded by the coding sequence ATGTCAGGGGGCACAGAGAAAATAATCAGGTTACTAGATATTAAACTAGATAAACTTAAAGTTAAAAAGAAAAGTGAAGAAGATTTAGAGACCCAAGAAGGCGTTTTAGATAAATTCACACTCGAAACGCTCTATTATCTAGCTAAGAGAAATCTTTTAACAGAAATGCACGGCGTTATATCCGCCGGTAAAGAGTCGAACATATACTGGGCTAAGAATAATGATGTAGATTACGCTGTTAAAATATATCGAACATCAACAGCTAACTTTAAAGCCATACAAAACTATATAAAAGGGGATCCGCGGTTTAAAAAAATCCGTAAAGGTATCCGTCCTTTGATATACGCGTGGGCTTTAAAAGAATTTAAAAACCTTCAAAGAGCCTCAGCAGCCGGTGTCCGCGTGCCTAAACCTGTGGCAGTTAAAAACAACGTTTTAATTATGGAGTTTATAGGCTGTGAAGGTAAACCCGCGCCTCTTCTAAAAAATGTAGTTTTAGAATCCCCTGAAAACATCTATAAGATAATCTGCGATTATATAATAAAACTTTATAAGGACGCGGAGCTAGTTCACGCAGATTTAAGCGAATTCAATATTATGTACCCCGGTGAGCCAGTGATAATAGATATGTCTCAATCAGTTTTAACCTCTCACCCTCTCGCATTAGACTACTTGAAGAGGGATATCTCTGTCACTTTTAAGTTTTTCAGAGAACTTGGCGTAGACGTGATGGATGAAAACGATTTTCTAAACCAGGTAACCGGTGGTGTCTAA
- a CDS encoding formylmethanofuran dehydrogenase subunit A encodes MNHKSIIIKNGLVIDPFKGYNLEKMDLMIENGVFVDRIKESDPLEINAERKIILPGGVDIHSHFAGSKVNLGRLLRPEEHRLRHQFDNSGNHIGSGWATPTPPLCGYLYSRLGYTQIVEPAVPPLKARHTHEEMRSVPYVDKMSLLLLGNNWVVMDLIAESRLDLLKEYVLWVLWASKTYGIKIVAPGSGEAWAWGKSIIDIDEEIPNFSITPRDIIYNLAKINRKIGLKTPVHIHTNNLGTPGNYQTTIDSLRAVKNIGLNCETAPFAIHLVHAQFSSYKGDSWKAFSSGAEEIAAYINNHNHVSFDIGQIIFGNTTTMTADGAWQYTLHKLTGSKWVNNDVENETAAGVVPYTFKRKNYVNAIQWAVGLELALLVKDPWKIVVTTDHPNGGSFTSYPVIIAWLTSKKFREKTIEKLNTKARSAIILPSIDREYTLFESVIVTRSAPARIIGVKDKATISIGGEANLAIYDLGDPEQNLTENPVKLIKGLSTALYTIKNGRIVMKEGAPVECFNGVTYYTGAVAESKELSELTDYYFKEYYTIEKENYIVQESEVMNPVNVLEEV; translated from the coding sequence TTGAATCATAAATCTATAATCATAAAAAATGGGCTTGTAATCGACCCTTTTAAAGGATATAACCTTGAAAAAATGGATTTAATGATAGAGAACGGTGTATTCGTGGATAGAATAAAAGAAAGCGACCCTTTGGAAATTAACGCCGAAAGAAAAATAATTTTACCCGGTGGGGTTGACATACACTCACATTTCGCAGGGTCTAAAGTAAATTTAGGACGGCTTCTAAGACCTGAAGAGCACCGGCTAAGACACCAGTTTGATAATTCAGGGAACCATATTGGATCAGGCTGGGCTACTCCTACACCCCCTTTGTGCGGGTATCTTTACTCTAGGCTAGGGTACACGCAGATAGTTGAACCCGCCGTCCCCCCTCTAAAAGCCAGACACACCCATGAAGAAATGAGGAGTGTCCCATACGTGGATAAGATGAGCTTGCTGCTATTAGGAAACAACTGGGTGGTCATGGATTTAATAGCCGAGAGCAGATTAGACCTCCTTAAAGAATATGTGTTATGGGTTCTCTGGGCTTCTAAAACCTATGGAATTAAGATAGTGGCACCGGGTAGCGGTGAAGCTTGGGCTTGGGGGAAGTCTATTATAGATATCGATGAAGAGATCCCGAATTTCTCAATCACACCAAGAGACATAATCTATAATCTAGCTAAAATAAACAGGAAAATCGGCTTAAAAACACCCGTCCACATTCACACTAATAATTTAGGTACACCAGGAAACTACCAGACTACTATAGACTCCTTACGAGCTGTTAAAAACATAGGTTTAAACTGCGAGACCGCACCTTTCGCAATTCACCTAGTCCACGCACAATTTTCAAGTTATAAAGGGGATAGCTGGAAGGCGTTCAGCTCCGGTGCTGAAGAAATAGCCGCCTACATAAACAATCACAACCATGTAAGCTTCGATATAGGCCAGATAATATTCGGTAACACCACCACTATGACCGCTGATGGCGCTTGGCAGTACACACTCCACAAGTTAACAGGCAGTAAATGGGTTAACAACGACGTGGAGAATGAAACAGCGGCTGGTGTAGTCCCCTATACTTTTAAGAGAAAAAATTATGTGAATGCTATTCAGTGGGCGGTGGGATTAGAGCTCGCTTTGCTTGTTAAAGATCCTTGGAAAATCGTAGTCACCACTGATCACCCTAACGGCGGCTCATTCACATCTTATCCGGTTATAATAGCTTGGTTGACAAGTAAAAAATTCAGGGAGAAAACTATTGAAAAACTTAATACCAAAGCTAGGAGCGCCATCATTCTTCCATCAATAGATAGAGAATACACGTTATTCGAGTCTGTTATAGTAACCCGAAGCGCGCCTGCTCGAATAATAGGGGTTAAAGATAAAGCAACCATTAGTATAGGCGGAGAGGCGAATCTTGCAATATATGATCTGGGAGACCCTGAGCAAAATTTAACGGAGAATCCTGTGAAACTGATTAAGGGTTTATCAACCGCGCTCTATACTATAAAAAACGGGCGGATAGTGATGAAGGAGGGGGCGCCGGTAGAATGTTTTAACGGTGTTACATATTATACTGGAGCGGTGGCGGAGAGTAAAGAACTATCTGAACTAACAGATTACTATTTTAAAGAATATTATACGATTGAAAAAGAAAATTACATTGTTCAAGAAAGCGAAGTTATGAACCCTGTTAACGTTCTTGAAGAGGTTTGA
- a CDS encoding KH domain-containing protein: MKNIIEAIRIPKERVGVVIGKGGETKAIIEQATHTKLTVDSENNTVMIEASEDADPLSVWKAKQILTAIARGFSPKNALKLVDDDVFLDVIDLKSIFPSEKSQIRIKGRIIGEKGKTRKIIEELSETKISVYGDTVAIIGEEEEVKIAKKAVEMFIKGLSHATVYKYLSKMKQELKQKKYDLWERTPELKEENKER; this comes from the coding sequence ATGAAAAATATTATAGAAGCTATTAGAATTCCTAAAGAAAGAGTCGGCGTCGTCATCGGAAAAGGAGGAGAGACGAAGGCGATTATAGAGCAGGCTACTCACACTAAACTGACTGTTGATAGTGAAAATAACACGGTGATGATAGAAGCCTCTGAAGATGCTGATCCGCTTTCAGTCTGGAAGGCGAAACAAATTCTAACAGCAATTGCACGCGGCTTCAGCCCTAAAAACGCTTTAAAGTTAGTCGACGATGATGTATTCTTAGACGTTATCGACTTGAAGAGTATTTTCCCCTCCGAGAAATCTCAAATCAGAATTAAAGGGCGAATAATAGGGGAGAAAGGTAAGACTAGAAAGATAATAGAAGAACTATCGGAGACTAAGATATCAGTTTACGGAGATACTGTTGCAATCATAGGTGAAGAAGAGGAGGTGAAGATAGCTAAAAAAGCTGTTGAAATGTTTATAAAGGGGTTATCTCACGCTACAGTATATAAGTACTTGAGTAAAATGAAACAGGAGCTTAAACAGAAAAAATATGATTTATGGGAGCGCACCCCGGAGTTGAAAGAAGAGAATAAAGAGCGCTAA
- the eif1A gene encoding translation initiation factor eIF-1A, producing the protein MPKKDKRNAAETQPQEIQRVRVPEEGELLGEVIQLLGHETLRVRCSDGKIRLCRIPGRMIKKTWIKEGDIVLVAPWDFQYDTRGDIIWRYTQGQVQWLEKKGYMNF; encoded by the coding sequence TTGCCTAAAAAAGATAAGAGAAACGCTGCTGAAACCCAGCCTCAGGAAATTCAACGCGTAAGAGTCCCGGAGGAGGGTGAGCTCCTAGGCGAAGTAATCCAGTTATTAGGTCACGAAACACTCCGCGTAAGATGCTCCGACGGTAAGATAAGACTTTGCAGGATCCCCGGTCGAATGATAAAGAAAACATGGATTAAAGAAGGGGATATTGTTTTAGTCGCCCCATGGGACTTTCAATATGACACGCGTGGGGATATAATCTGGCGTTACACGCAAGGCCAAGTTCAATGGTTGGAGAAGAAGGGGTACATGAATTTTTGA
- a CDS encoding FAD synthase produces the protein MRHMAGKRVKQRRKTVLIGGTFDIIHGGHIYLMEKASKFGDLIVVVARDENVKRIKGHPPIIPEDQRLAVVKGIRYVKKAMLGNPGPDLLKIVEEVNPDYIILGPDQNLPESELQNRIKNLGLKAKIIRIPEYLDKYDLCRTSKIIDKIIREYKQNSC, from the coding sequence ATGAGACATATGGCTGGTAAGCGAGTTAAACAGCGGAGAAAAACTGTGCTAATAGGTGGAACATTCGATATAATCCACGGCGGACACATATATTTAATGGAGAAGGCTAGTAAATTCGGCGATCTCATAGTGGTTGTCGCTAGAGATGAAAACGTTAAAAGAATTAAAGGACACCCTCCGATCATACCTGAAGATCAGAGATTAGCCGTTGTTAAAGGCATAAGATATGTTAAGAAAGCAATGCTCGGGAACCCTGGGCCAGATCTTCTAAAAATAGTTGAGGAAGTTAACCCAGATTATATCATTTTAGGCCCGGATCAGAATCTCCCTGAATCCGAGCTCCAGAACAGGATTAAAAATCTAGGACTTAAAGCAAAGATAATCAGGATCCCAGAGTACTTAGATAAATATGATCTTTGTAGAACGAGTAAAATAATAGATAAAATAATCAGAGAGTATAAGCAGAATTCATGCTAA
- a CDS encoding DUF424 family protein, protein MECYIKIFNLGRERMVAVCDKNLIGRVLKDGKLRIEVKESFYKGEIVSIEEALEEIKKATIANIIGNEIIREAIKSNLIHESVVLYISGVAHAQIVKV, encoded by the coding sequence TTGGAGTGTTATATTAAAATATTTAATTTAGGCCGCGAGAGAATGGTCGCGGTTTGCGATAAAAATCTCATAGGCAGAGTTTTAAAAGATGGCAAGCTTCGAATAGAAGTCAAGGAATCCTTCTATAAAGGTGAGATCGTCTCTATTGAGGAAGCTCTTGAAGAGATTAAAAAAGCGACGATCGCGAATATTATAGGAAACGAGATAATCAGAGAAGCTATAAAATCAAATCTTATTCATGAAAGCGTAGTACTATATATTTCAGGTGTAGCTCACGCTCAAATAGTTAAAGTTTGA
- a CDS encoding UDP-N-acetylglucosamine--dolichyl-phosphate N-acetylglucosaminephosphotransferase, whose protein sequence is MVFSSFWWVHLIIFAAAFLFSFISIPLAARKFKSAGLTGVNLHSKSREELPESLGVIIGMITIIIIILSSFLLESLIDLIYTIIMSAAIALILGFADDILSIRWRYKILIPLVASIPLILNYTGSTLVEIPFIGVINLGIIYTLILIPLITVYMSNSINIYAGLNLLEVGQVIVLTGVIIFIGVVTGNELALHMSIPFLAGSIALAWFNKYPARVFVGNSFTYFSGMFLISIAILTNMEKLFILCTFPQLINFLYSLRDFTGKTARHRVPKYNVYTGLLEDSGNHTLLNLVIKLSGPMSEKKLSNILILIQLVNAIIVLAGWFLLRVI, encoded by the coding sequence TTGGTTTTCTCATCTTTCTGGTGGGTTCACTTGATCATCTTCGCTGCAGCTTTTCTGTTCTCGTTTATTTCAATACCTTTAGCGGCTAGAAAATTTAAGTCTGCTGGTTTAACCGGTGTTAACCTTCACTCTAAATCTAGAGAGGAGCTACCTGAAAGTTTAGGCGTTATTATAGGGATGATCACAATCATAATTATTATATTGTCATCCTTTCTGTTGGAGTCGTTAATAGATTTAATTTACACGATTATTATGTCCGCGGCTATTGCTTTAATTCTAGGGTTTGCAGATGATATTTTAAGTATAAGATGGCGTTATAAAATTCTAATACCTTTAGTCGCATCTATTCCTTTAATACTCAACTATACTGGTTCCACTCTGGTAGAAATCCCTTTCATAGGTGTGATAAATCTAGGTATAATTTACACTTTAATTTTAATACCTTTGATAACAGTTTACATGAGTAACTCTATAAACATTTACGCAGGGTTAAACCTTTTAGAAGTCGGGCAGGTTATTGTTTTAACGGGTGTGATTATTTTTATAGGGGTTGTGACAGGTAACGAGTTAGCTTTACATATGTCGATTCCTTTTCTAGCTGGGTCTATCGCCTTAGCCTGGTTTAATAAATATCCCGCTCGTGTCTTCGTAGGGAACTCTTTCACTTATTTTTCAGGTATGTTTCTTATATCTATAGCTATCTTAACGAATATGGAGAAGCTTTTCATTTTATGTACTTTCCCACAGTTGATTAATTTTCTCTATTCTCTGAGAGACTTTACCGGAAAAACAGCACGGCATCGTGTTCCGAAATATAATGTTTATACGGGGCTGTTAGAGGACTCAGGTAATCACACTCTGCTTAATCTAGTTATTAAATTAAGCGGTCCAATGTCGGAGAAAAAATTATCTAACATACTTATATTAATACAATTAGTGAACGCGATTATAGTATTAGCAGGCTGGTTTCTATTAAGGGTTATTTAA
- a CDS encoding formylmethanofuran dehydrogenase subunit C produces MRRITLKFKDPGRPVLANNISPTVFRSQDIESLKKLEVKSGNRTYLLKDLFMIEEEGDRLTPVDTIIIEDSSFNLKRIGEGMEGGKIIVNGDAGMHLGAYMIGGEITVNGSVDDWCGAEMSGGVIHVLEDAGNFLGANYIGSLEGMRGGIIKVEGSGKDFTGMRMAGGEIIVKGDCGSFLGYYMLNGIITVEASCGGETGARMRGGVINIYGSAEIGLGFKKIGLKKITSDSGEFTLQVFKGDLIENGEGEIRVAKLNNP; encoded by the coding sequence ATGAGGAGAATAACTTTAAAATTCAAGGATCCAGGTCGACCGGTATTAGCGAATAATATTTCACCGACCGTTTTCAGATCTCAAGACATAGAGAGTTTGAAAAAATTAGAGGTTAAATCAGGAAATAGAACATATCTGTTAAAGGATTTATTCATGATCGAAGAGGAGGGGGATCGGCTAACACCTGTAGACACTATTATAATAGAGGACAGTAGCTTCAATCTTAAAAGAATAGGTGAGGGGATGGAGGGAGGTAAAATCATAGTTAACGGAGACGCGGGAATGCATCTTGGCGCCTATATGATTGGGGGGGAGATAACAGTGAACGGGTCTGTAGATGACTGGTGTGGAGCGGAAATGAGCGGTGGGGTAATACATGTATTAGAGGATGCGGGGAATTTTCTTGGAGCTAACTATATTGGAAGCTTAGAGGGTATGAGAGGCGGAATCATAAAAGTTGAAGGCTCGGGTAAAGATTTTACTGGTATGCGGATGGCCGGCGGTGAGATAATAGTTAAAGGAGACTGCGGTTCATTTCTAGGTTACTACATGCTTAACGGTATTATAACAGTTGAAGCCTCCTGTGGAGGTGAAACTGGCGCGAGAATGAGAGGCGGAGTCATAAATATTTACGGCTCAGCGGAGATAGGGTTAGGTTTTAAAAAAATAGGTTTAAAGAAGATTACTTCAGATAGCGGTGAATTTACACTTCAAGTTTTTAAAGGAGATCTCATCGAAAACGGGGAGGGTGAAATCAGGGTTGCAAAGTTAAATAACCCTTAA
- a CDS encoding formylmethanofuran dehydrogenase subunit B, which translates to MTTIVNRLTVKATCPYCGCLCDDIEVTVEDNNIHSVKNACRLGAMKIKSANSENRNLKYLIKSGNSKIEVTLDEALEETVNLLLNADKPVLYGWSNTSCEAQLIGLKIAKMLKGVWDNTTSVCHGTAAIATAESGIPSATLGEIKNRADLIIYWGSNPLESHPRHLKRYSYYTKGRFISKSKRKMIAIDVRETKTTRLSDKFILVKPNSDYKVISALHYIVKFGEPPERTDIGVSLNDLMELAKLIREAKFGVVFFGLGLTMTGYGYCNLDALYSLIQDLNKFGKWVTIPMRGHYNVSGANVVSTYMTGFPFAVDFSTGKPYYNPGETTIIDLLYNNECDLLMSVAADPLGTLPWEVISKSKGIKIIAQDPYPTSTTEAADIVLPTLICGVEAGGTAYRMDGVPIPLKPVVKGREGLLSDEALLKKILEKISQKVAR; encoded by the coding sequence GTGACTACTATAGTAAACCGGTTAACGGTTAAAGCCACATGCCCCTATTGCGGCTGCCTCTGCGATGATATCGAGGTCACCGTAGAAGATAATAATATTCACAGTGTAAAAAATGCGTGTCGGCTGGGCGCCATGAAAATAAAGTCTGCGAACAGTGAAAACAGAAATCTCAAGTATTTAATAAAATCAGGTAACAGCAAAATTGAAGTAACCTTAGATGAAGCATTAGAAGAAACAGTAAACCTGCTTTTAAATGCGGATAAACCAGTTTTATACGGCTGGAGTAACACTTCATGTGAAGCCCAATTAATAGGTTTAAAAATAGCGAAAATGTTGAAAGGAGTTTGGGATAACACGACATCTGTATGCCATGGAACCGCGGCTATAGCTACAGCTGAATCAGGTATACCATCTGCAACCTTAGGTGAGATTAAAAATAGAGCTGATCTAATAATATACTGGGGTTCAAACCCGTTAGAGTCACATCCAAGACATCTTAAAAGATACTCTTATTATACTAAAGGCCGATTTATTTCAAAGAGTAAACGTAAAATGATCGCGATAGACGTTAGGGAGACGAAAACAACCAGACTATCCGATAAATTCATTCTCGTCAAACCCAACTCAGATTACAAGGTTATATCCGCTCTCCATTATATCGTCAAATTCGGTGAACCCCCTGAAAGAACAGATATAGGAGTTAGCTTAAACGATCTTATGGAGCTAGCTAAGCTGATTAGAGAAGCAAAGTTCGGCGTAGTTTTCTTCGGTTTAGGTTTAACAATGACCGGATACGGGTACTGTAATCTAGACGCGCTTTACAGTCTTATACAAGATTTAAACAAGTTCGGGAAATGGGTTACCATACCAATGCGAGGGCATTACAACGTCTCAGGGGCGAACGTCGTCTCAACTTATATGACAGGGTTCCCGTTCGCTGTGGATTTCTCTACAGGCAAACCATATTATAACCCAGGGGAGACTACAATCATCGATCTATTATATAATAATGAATGTGATCTTCTAATGAGCGTGGCGGCGGATCCTCTAGGAACCCTTCCCTGGGAGGTTATTTCAAAAAGCAAGGGGATTAAAATCATCGCGCAGGACCCTTATCCGACCTCTACAACAGAGGCGGCTGATATAGTTCTACCGACATTAATATGCGGCGTGGAGGCTGGCGGTACAGCTTATAGAATGGATGGTGTGCCTATACCGTTAAAACCTGTAGTTAAAGGTAGAGAAGGCTTACTTTCAGATGAAGCGCTTTTGAAAAAGATACTAGAAAAAATATCTCAGAAGGTGGCGCGATAA
- a CDS encoding metallophosphoesterase, whose translation MKIVKSKNYSVFKLKIIAISDIHGNIGVIEKLVEALKQLGGNPDLIIIAGDITHFGGLNDALDVFKILSRIESKRLFFIPGNCDSPELEKFESDGVVFNIHMETAEYLGYTFIGLGGSSKTPFHTLYEFSEEEIGNMLEKLSLKVYDAAKLITVTHDPPYNTLIDLNKRGVHVGSRKIRDFILKKRHFIHISGHIHEARGKDLLGGTILVNPGNASSGYYSVIEIKDWRVNVDFANVFA comes from the coding sequence ATGAAAATAGTTAAATCAAAAAATTATAGCGTGTTCAAATTGAAAATAATAGCGATATCGGATATTCATGGTAACATTGGTGTGATTGAAAAACTAGTTGAAGCTTTAAAACAGCTGGGAGGTAATCCTGATCTAATTATAATAGCAGGGGATATAACACATTTCGGTGGTTTAAACGACGCCTTAGATGTGTTTAAAATTCTTAGCAGAATTGAATCTAAGCGACTGTTTTTCATACCAGGTAACTGTGACAGCCCTGAGCTTGAAAAATTTGAAAGTGACGGTGTCGTCTTCAATATTCACATGGAGACTGCAGAATATTTAGGCTACACGTTTATAGGGTTAGGGGGTAGCAGTAAAACACCTTTCCATACTTTATACGAGTTCTCAGAAGAGGAGATAGGCAATATGCTTGAGAAATTGAGTTTGAAAGTCTACGACGCTGCCAAGTTAATAACGGTGACTCATGATCCACCTTATAACACTCTTATAGATCTTAATAAGAGAGGTGTGCATGTTGGAAGCAGGAAAATCAGAGATTTTATTTTGAAGAAGCGGCATTTTATTCACATAAGCGGTCACATTCACGAAGCTAGAGGAAAAGATCTTCTAGGTGGAACTATTTTAGTTAACCCTGGAAATGCTTCTTCAGGTTATTATAGTGTTATTGAAATAAAAGATTGGCGAGTGAACGTAGATTTCGCTAACGTCTTCGCATAA
- the nadE gene encoding NAD(+) synthase, protein MNEDEIIAKIVNWLIKQIEKTGMKGFTLGLSGGLDSAVTAALCKRTGYHTLGLIMPCHSPPETVENALKFAEKISLDYKIIDLTELYDRLLQLYKTHLQPTNLNAEANIKPRLRMTTLYYVANNLSFLVVGTGNYTELKLGYFTKYGDGGVDLLPLGDLVKGEVRRIARVLEIPKEIINRAPSADLYEGQTDEGELGVKYEILDRIVRGDFYNIPVETVDKIMNRIKNNTHKRRMPPICKIH, encoded by the coding sequence ATGAATGAAGATGAGATTATCGCGAAAATTGTAAACTGGCTTATAAAACAAATTGAAAAAACCGGTATGAAAGGGTTCACTCTCGGTTTATCAGGAGGTTTAGACTCAGCGGTCACCGCGGCGTTATGTAAGAGGACTGGTTACCATACTTTAGGATTAATAATGCCCTGCCATTCACCTCCAGAGACTGTAGAGAACGCTTTAAAGTTTGCTGAAAAAATCAGTTTAGACTATAAGATAATAGATTTAACCGAGCTCTATGATAGATTGCTCCAATTATATAAAACCCACCTTCAGCCAACAAATTTAAACGCAGAGGCGAATATTAAACCTAGGCTTAGAATGACGACGCTCTACTATGTGGCTAACAATCTATCTTTCTTAGTTGTGGGAACCGGTAACTACACGGAGTTGAAGCTCGGCTACTTCACTAAATATGGGGATGGGGGTGTAGATTTACTCCCCTTAGGTGATCTTGTGAAAGGTGAAGTTAGAAGGATTGCTCGAGTTTTAGAGATACCTAAAGAGATAATTAACAGAGCGCCATCCGCGGATTTATATGAAGGGCAGACTGATGAAGGGGAATTAGGGGTTAAATATGAGATTTTAGATAGAATTGTTAGAGGAGACTTCTATAATATACCCGTTGAAACAGTAGATAAAATAATGAATAGAATTAAAAATAATACACATAAAAGAAGAATGCCGCCCATATGCAAAATTCACTAA